The genomic region GGCTTCGGAACTTGGCAGTCCAAAGACGGTGAAGAATGTTATAATGCGGTTCTTGCAGCGCTGGAATGCGGATACCGTCACATAGATACTGCCGCAGCGTACGGCAATGAGGCGAGCGTAGGCAAGGCCATAAGCGAATTCCTGAAACATGGCAAATGCAAAAGAGAGGATCTTTATATCGCTACAAAATTACATAATAACGATCACGGGTATGAAGAAGCCAAGGCTGCGATAGAAAAATCTTTAAAAGATTTAAATTTGGAATATTTGGATTTGTATCTGATACACTGGCCGAATCCCATTAAAACGCGCTCCGTATGGCAAAAAGCCAACGCCGGCGCATACAAAGCTATGGAAGAAGCCGTCCGTGAAGGAAAAATACGTTCTTTAGGGATAAGTAATTTCAGGCAGCACCATATCGAAGAACTTTTAAAAACGGCGGAGATTAAGCCCGTGATAAATCA from Treponema parvum harbors:
- a CDS encoding aldo/keto reductase, with amino-acid sequence MDIIKGGMQMNFKSITDKYRLSDGNEIPCIGFGTWQSKDGEECYNAVLAALECGYRHIDTAAAYGNEASVGKAISEFLKHGKCKREDLYIATKLHNNDHGYEEAKAAIEKSLKDLNLEYLDLYLIHWPNPIKTRSVWQKANAGAYKAMEEAVREGKIRSLGISNFRQHHIEELLKTAEIKPVINQIKLCPGITQPETVSYSRSQGMLLEAYSPMGTGLVLENAQMKKIADEHKTSVAQVCVRWCLQQGFLPLPKSVKADRIRQNADVFSFELTEKECSLIGTLKDTGIVPVRDPDTTQF